A stretch of the Carassius auratus strain Wakin unplaced genomic scaffold, ASM336829v1 scaf_tig00007488, whole genome shotgun sequence genome encodes the following:
- the LOC113071539 gene encoding interferon alpha-inducible protein 27-like protein 2A — translation MDPVTLIGAGVGAVLTVAAAPAVLAAAGFTGAGIAAGSVASSLMSATAVANGGGIAAGSVVATLQAAGAAGIPLVGQAIVGTVGAVVGAVASMASNCTQ, via the exons ATGGATCCAG tGACGCTTATTGGAGCTGGTGTAGGAGCAG TCTTAACAGTCGCTGCAGCTCCTGCTGTTCTAGCAGCCGCAGGTTTCACCGGCGCAGGAATTGCTGCAGGTTCTGTTGCCTCCTCTTTGATGTCAGCTACTGCTGTCGCTAACGGAGGAGGGATTGCAGCAGGATCCGTGGTTGCAACTCTTCAAGCTGCTG GTGCTGCTGGAATCCCTTTGGTAGGTCAAGCCATCGTGGGGACTGTGGGAGCCGTGGTGGGTGCCGTTGCCAGTATGGCCAGCAACTGCACTCAGTGA
- the LOC113071542 gene encoding interferon alpha-inducible protein 27-like protein 2A, which translates to MKRGLFTIIGVTAGAVGAVALAPVALTMAGFTSAGIAAGSLAASMMSSAAIANGGGVAVGSLVALLQSAGAAGLSAGAAAAVASVGGAAGAVIGGAADLFSHSRSPPSLEEEDDGNEEEEEIEMLFLESKDLVPK; encoded by the exons ATGAAACGCG GACTGTTCACTATCATTGGGGTCACAGCTGGGGCAG TTGGTGCGGTTGCATTGGCCCCTGTGGCGCTCACCATGGCTGGATTCACCTCTGCTGGTATAGCAGCAGGGTCTCTGGCTGCCAGCATGATGTCATCAGCAGCCATCGCCAACGGTGGTGGTGTGGCTGTGGGAAGTTTGGTCGCACTCCTCCAGTCTGCAG GTGCTGCTGGACTGTCTGCAGGTGCGGCGGCAGCTGTGGCATCTGTGGGTGGAGCAGCAGGTGCTGTAATAGGTGGAGCTGCAGATTTGTTCTCTCATTCCAGGAGTCCACCTTCACTtgaggaggaagatgatggaaatgaagaagaagaagagatagAGATGCTTTTTTTGGAGTCCAAAGACCTTGTGCCAAAATAA